One genomic segment of Paraburkholderia phymatum STM815 includes these proteins:
- a CDS encoding phage head closure protein: MQAGRLRYRLTFEKPVRLLDETGEVIVDQWVKAFTVWGSLEPLSGREYLSASEFRAGITTRVRVRWRSDLDPAMRIRCDEVTYDIAAILPVMGLHKEAQIMCQSGVVTTGGQP; this comes from the coding sequence ATGCAGGCGGGACGACTGCGGTACCGGCTCACGTTCGAGAAGCCGGTGAGACTGCTCGACGAAACGGGCGAGGTCATTGTCGACCAGTGGGTCAAGGCGTTCACGGTATGGGGCTCGCTCGAACCGCTGTCGGGCCGTGAGTATCTGAGTGCATCCGAGTTTCGCGCCGGCATCACCACGCGCGTGCGCGTGCGCTGGCGCAGCGACCTCGATCCCGCGATGCGTATCCGTTGCGATGAAGTGACGTACGACATCGCCGCGATTCTGCCCGTGATGGGTCTTCACAAGGAGGCTCAGATCATGTGCCAGTCGGGTGTCGTGACAACGGGAGGCCAGCCATGA
- a CDS encoding terminase large subunit codes for MKANRPPAKKATSDPVTRYASDVIAGIIIAGPHVRAACARHLDDLKFGPGRGLSWDLPAAMRAISYFADVLCLNGGDFEGKPFVLLPWQKFIVGSLFGWKRRDGSRRFREAYVEAGKGCGKSPLAAGVGLYMLTADGEMRPEIYAAATRRDQAMILFRDAVAMVDLSPELSNRLVKSGRGERCYNLAYYAKGGWFRPIASDSSGQSGPRPHCALIDEIHEHRDPTVINIMRAGKKGRSQPLLFMITNSGFDRTSICWEQHQYGTNIVSRAIEDDAYFAYICALDEDEEPFEDESCWIKVNPSLGKTIQKTYLREQIHQARGMPSQESTVRRLNFCQWVDAENPWIDGDLWRACEVEDLPDEVFAGRTVYGGLDLSGVRDLSALAYVVRQEDDSVDAFIDFFIPRDGLADRIKRDNAPYEAWINKGFVTATPGKSVDYAFIVEAIVSRSMSFDMQGIAYDTYRIKDFIGDMDEGNCDVPLVAHPQGYARASESNLWMPRSIEMLEKLVIDGKLRVRLNPCLRWNSGNAVLQADAKNNRIFTKSRSTGRIDGIVALAMAVGYAFRIDEEEDLDDFLNAPLMAS; via the coding sequence ATGAAGGCAAACCGGCCACCCGCAAAGAAAGCTACTTCTGATCCCGTCACCCGGTACGCGTCCGATGTCATTGCGGGCATCATCATCGCGGGTCCGCATGTGCGCGCCGCGTGTGCGCGCCATCTCGACGACCTGAAGTTCGGTCCCGGCCGGGGCCTGTCGTGGGATCTTCCGGCGGCGATGCGCGCGATCAGCTACTTCGCGGACGTGCTGTGTCTGAACGGTGGTGACTTCGAAGGCAAGCCGTTCGTGCTGCTGCCGTGGCAGAAGTTCATCGTCGGTTCGCTGTTCGGCTGGAAGCGTCGCGACGGCTCGCGCCGTTTCCGTGAGGCGTACGTCGAGGCGGGCAAGGGTTGCGGCAAGTCACCGCTCGCGGCCGGTGTCGGTCTGTACATGCTCACCGCTGATGGCGAGATGCGGCCGGAGATCTATGCGGCCGCCACGCGCCGCGATCAGGCGATGATCCTGTTCCGCGATGCTGTCGCGATGGTCGACCTCTCGCCCGAGCTATCGAACCGGCTGGTGAAGTCGGGACGCGGCGAGCGCTGCTACAACCTCGCCTATTACGCCAAGGGCGGTTGGTTCCGGCCGATTGCGAGCGACAGCAGCGGCCAGAGCGGACCGCGCCCGCACTGTGCGCTGATCGACGAGATCCACGAGCACCGCGATCCGACCGTCATCAACATTATGCGGGCCGGGAAGAAAGGCCGTAGCCAGCCGCTGCTGTTCATGATCACCAACAGCGGCTTTGACCGCACATCGATCTGCTGGGAACAGCACCAGTACGGCACGAACATCGTTTCACGCGCGATCGAGGATGACGCCTACTTTGCGTACATCTGCGCACTCGACGAGGACGAAGAACCGTTCGAGGACGAGTCGTGCTGGATCAAGGTCAATCCGTCGCTCGGCAAGACCATCCAGAAGACCTACCTGCGCGAACAGATCCATCAGGCGCGCGGGATGCCGTCGCAGGAATCGACGGTGCGGCGCCTGAACTTCTGCCAGTGGGTCGATGCGGAGAACCCGTGGATCGACGGCGACCTGTGGCGCGCGTGCGAGGTCGAAGACCTGCCCGACGAGGTATTCGCGGGCCGCACCGTGTACGGCGGGCTCGATCTGTCGGGCGTGCGCGATCTGTCCGCGCTCGCGTACGTCGTGCGTCAGGAGGATGACTCGGTCGATGCGTTCATTGACTTCTTCATCCCGCGCGACGGACTCGCAGACCGCATCAAGCGGGACAACGCGCCATATGAGGCGTGGATCAACAAGGGATTCGTGACCGCCACGCCCGGTAAGTCAGTGGATTACGCGTTCATCGTCGAGGCGATCGTCTCACGTTCGATGTCGTTCGACATGCAGGGCATCGCCTACGACACGTACCGGATCAAGGACTTCATCGGGGACATGGACGAAGGCAACTGCGATGTGCCGCTCGTCGCTCACCCGCAGGGCTACGCGCGCGCAAGCGAGTCGAACCTGTGGATGCCGCGCTCGATTGAAATGCTGGAGAAGCTGGTCATCGACGGCAAGCTGCGCGTGCGTCTGAATCCGTGTCTTCGCTGGAACAGCGGCAACGCGGTGCTACAGGCCGATGCGAAGAACAACCGGATCTTCACGAAGTCCCGTTCCACGGGGCGCATTGACGGGATCGTCGCGCTCGCGATGGCGGTCGGCTACGCGTTCCGCATCGACGAGGAAGAAGACCTCGACGACTTTCTCAATGCGCCGTTAATGGCGTCCTGA
- a CDS encoding head-tail connector protein, with product MDSIVIAATGDSEEPVTVDMAKAHCRVDVDDDDALFESIYIPAARQTVEQYTGLTLLSCDVDVLVCQCDVTQNVIAVPVQPVASVTALATVDANGVQTPLDLDEYGIAVAKVGMRSVIVARNGPLPSAPYYRVQYVAGYAENATPPNLLLAILEYVGDAYENREAQQTSQAINDNPRAVRLMDPFRITFGL from the coding sequence ATGGACAGCATCGTCATCGCCGCGACCGGCGACAGTGAAGAACCCGTCACGGTGGATATGGCCAAGGCGCATTGTCGTGTGGACGTGGATGATGACGATGCACTGTTCGAGTCGATCTACATTCCAGCCGCGCGTCAGACCGTCGAGCAGTACACGGGGCTGACGCTGCTCTCGTGCGATGTCGATGTGCTGGTCTGCCAGTGCGATGTCACGCAGAACGTGATCGCGGTTCCCGTGCAGCCCGTTGCGAGCGTGACCGCGCTCGCGACCGTGGATGCCAACGGCGTACAGACGCCACTCGATCTCGACGAGTACGGGATCGCGGTCGCAAAGGTCGGGATGCGCTCGGTCATCGTCGCGCGCAACGGCCCGCTACCGTCAGCACCGTACTACCGCGTGCAGTACGTCGCGGGCTACGCGGAAAACGCGACGCCGCCCAATCTGCTGCTGGCGATCCTCGAATACGTGGGCGACGCGTACGAGAACCGCGAGGCGCAGCAGACCAGTCAGGCGATCAACGACAACCCGCGCGCGGTCCGGTTGATGGACCCGTTCCGCATCACCTTCGGACTCTGA
- a CDS encoding phage terminase small subunit P27 family, with product MPQPRKPTALRIIEGNREKRPLPKNEPKPRRGVPQPPAHLDAYALEEWARITPELEAIGLLTTIDGTTLAAYCQCVSRWRQAEEAIQRMKKKDALTSALMIKTSNGNAIQNPLIGVANRAMHMAIKFASEFGMSPAARARLAALPDEGKPATRKESYF from the coding sequence ATGCCGCAACCGCGTAAGCCTACCGCCCTGCGGATCATTGAGGGAAACAGGGAAAAGCGTCCTCTCCCGAAGAACGAACCGAAGCCGCGGCGCGGCGTCCCGCAGCCGCCCGCGCATCTCGACGCGTACGCACTCGAGGAATGGGCGCGCATCACGCCCGAGCTTGAAGCGATCGGTCTGCTCACGACCATCGACGGCACCACGCTCGCGGCCTACTGCCAGTGTGTCTCACGCTGGCGTCAGGCCGAGGAAGCCATCCAGCGCATGAAGAAAAAGGACGCCCTGACTTCTGCGCTCATGATCAAGACCAGCAACGGGAACGCAATCCAGAACCCGCTGATTGGTGTCGCTAACCGCGCGATGCACATGGCGATCAAGTTCGCCTCCGAGTTCGGCATGAGCCCGGCCGCACGCGCACGACTGGCGGCACTTCCCGATGAAGGCAAACCGGCCACCCGCAAAGAAAGCTACTTCTGA
- a CDS encoding DUF3168 domain-containing protein, whose protein sequence is MTDAELLIILNQALPSRAFLMLAPQGFAEPYLIYQRIWWGPENSLCGYMEGDHVRYQIDSYARTHKEAAANMDAALDALRASSDPPNVENGGDLYEQDTKLHRVTVNIITWFDPQGVTP, encoded by the coding sequence ATGACTGATGCCGAACTCCTGATCATCCTCAATCAAGCCCTGCCCAGCAGGGCTTTTTTAATGCTCGCGCCGCAGGGCTTCGCCGAGCCGTACCTGATCTATCAGCGCATCTGGTGGGGACCGGAGAACAGCCTGTGCGGCTACATGGAAGGCGACCACGTGCGCTATCAGATCGACAGCTATGCGCGCACCCACAAGGAAGCGGCCGCGAACATGGACGCCGCGCTCGATGCGCTGCGCGCAAGCAGCGACCCGCCCAACGTCGAGAACGGCGGCGACCTCTACGAACAGGACACGAAGCTCCATCGCGTCACCGTCAACATCATCACGTGGTTCGATCCACAAGGAGTAACGCCATGA
- a CDS encoding ParB/Srx family N-terminal domain-containing protein: MTGKTRPARAPRAEPENVAGANGSPDAPESSTPAPWPALSIERRPLVSLVPYARNARLHSDAQINQIAASMREWGWTQPVLVSEDGMIIAGHGRVLAGLRLGLDEAPVMVARGWSEPKIRAYVIADNRLAETATWDREMLGAELAELRDAFDLTLTGFTAGEIDAMVVTDLPALGVEYDEHAADGVKFIKCPACGHEFPR; the protein is encoded by the coding sequence ATGACCGGCAAGACACGACCGGCTCGCGCGCCACGCGCCGAACCGGAGAACGTTGCGGGCGCAAACGGCTCGCCGGACGCACCAGAATCGTCCACACCCGCCCCGTGGCCCGCGCTGAGTATCGAACGCCGTCCGCTTGTGTCGCTCGTTCCGTACGCGCGCAATGCGCGGCTGCATTCGGACGCGCAGATCAACCAGATCGCGGCGAGCATGCGCGAATGGGGATGGACGCAGCCGGTCCTGGTCAGCGAGGACGGCATGATCATCGCCGGTCACGGTCGCGTGCTCGCCGGTCTGCGGCTCGGACTCGATGAAGCGCCCGTGATGGTCGCGCGCGGCTGGAGCGAGCCGAAGATCCGCGCGTACGTGATTGCGGATAACCGTCTCGCTGAGACGGCGACATGGGATCGCGAGATGCTGGGCGCGGAACTCGCGGAACTGCGCGATGCGTTCGACCTCACGCTTACCGGCTTCACTGCGGGCGAGATCGACGCGATGGTCGTCACCGACCTCCCCGCGCTCGGTGTCGAGTATGACGAGCACGCGGCCGATGGCGTCAAGTTCATCAAGTGCCCTGCGTGCGGGCATGAATTCCCGAGGTAA
- a CDS encoding HK97 family phage prohead protease: MSRKFAGDTDHGSVLSMVEFKFDSTAKGSFEGYASVFNNIDSYGDIMLPGAFEESIAKKDAVPMLFNHWIDNLIGKAANLKEDEIGLKFNGRLTPGASMSTDVYQHMKAGALDGVSIGYRVQPGGADMDGKVRTLSRVDLLEISMVISPANKSARANLGSLKSDLDPDEMKSLADAEAWLRDANGWSRIEAKVYIARVRDMVLRDAGLSDDSATVVKTDPDDVALATFLRDFKFNL; encoded by the coding sequence ATGTCACGCAAATTCGCTGGAGACACCGACCACGGCTCTGTCCTCTCTATGGTCGAGTTCAAGTTTGACAGCACCGCCAAGGGCAGCTTCGAGGGCTACGCGTCCGTGTTCAACAACATCGACAGCTATGGCGACATCATGCTCCCCGGCGCGTTCGAGGAATCGATCGCGAAGAAGGACGCCGTGCCGATGCTGTTTAACCACTGGATAGACAACCTGATCGGCAAGGCCGCGAACCTCAAGGAGGACGAGATCGGCCTGAAGTTCAACGGGCGGCTGACGCCCGGCGCGTCGATGTCCACCGATGTCTACCAGCACATGAAGGCCGGTGCGCTCGATGGCGTATCGATCGGCTATCGCGTGCAGCCCGGCGGCGCAGACATGGACGGCAAGGTCCGCACGCTCTCGCGTGTCGATCTGCTGGAAATCTCGATGGTGATCAGTCCGGCGAACAAGTCGGCGCGGGCCAATCTCGGTTCGCTCAAATCGGACCTCGATCCCGATGAAATGAAGTCGCTTGCAGATGCCGAAGCCTGGTTGCGTGACGCAAACGGATGGAGCCGCATCGAAGCCAAAGTCTATATCGCACGGGTGCGCGATATGGTCCTGCGTGATGCAGGCTTGAGCGACGACAGCGCCACGGTAGTGAAGACAGACCCGGATGACGTTGCACTTGCAACCTTTCTCCGAGACTTCAAATTCAATCTCTAA
- a CDS encoding phage portal protein: MADIRYNTPQREMELSVRDPAGWLPRAFNQALTWLGGGWFGGGNVDEPGQQINTPTGDYYAGSETQAMQISTVWACVRLITETIGTLSINVYERTPTGRNLVQSHPLNYVLNTAPNDRNTPVELLESFGMNLAIDGNCYARIIRDGSGDVISLMPRASQQTTLIENTDNTYFYKYSTGGEQITYQPPQMFHSRLMGNGLKGLSPLGYARRSIANALALQNNALRFNAKGGKPAGVLMIDHVLKPEQREAVRNNFADLEAGGDAGSRLFVLEAGMQYQQLTISPADAQMLEQLKFGVDDICRIFRVPSFLVNQYERNTTWGSGIEQMDLGYSKYTLQPYVTRLESSMNRWLLRPSEQQRYYVEFNLESLLRSDSASRASFYSTMVQNGLMSRNECRVKENLDRRDGADDLTVQLNLTPIEDLPKVADQNTQQQQQSQDVPTQPIKE, from the coding sequence ATGGCTGATATCCGCTACAACACTCCGCAGCGGGAGATGGAGCTATCCGTACGCGACCCTGCCGGATGGCTGCCGCGCGCATTCAATCAGGCGCTGACGTGGCTCGGTGGTGGCTGGTTCGGCGGTGGCAATGTCGATGAGCCGGGCCAGCAGATCAACACGCCCACGGGCGACTATTACGCGGGCAGTGAAACCCAGGCGATGCAGATCTCGACGGTGTGGGCGTGCGTGCGCCTGATCACCGAGACGATCGGCACGCTGTCGATTAACGTGTACGAACGTACGCCCACGGGACGCAACCTTGTCCAGTCCCACCCGCTGAACTACGTGCTGAACACCGCGCCAAACGATCGCAATACGCCCGTTGAACTGCTGGAATCGTTCGGCATGAACCTCGCAATCGACGGCAACTGTTATGCGCGCATCATCCGCGACGGGTCTGGCGACGTGATCAGTCTGATGCCGCGCGCGTCGCAGCAGACGACGCTGATCGAGAACACCGATAACACGTACTTCTACAAGTACTCGACGGGCGGCGAACAGATCACCTACCAGCCACCGCAGATGTTCCACTCGCGGCTGATGGGTAACGGGCTCAAGGGGCTGTCGCCGCTCGGCTATGCGCGACGCTCGATTGCTAACGCTCTCGCGCTGCAGAACAACGCATTGCGGTTCAACGCTAAGGGCGGCAAGCCCGCCGGCGTGCTGATGATAGACCACGTGCTCAAGCCCGAGCAGCGCGAAGCCGTGCGCAACAACTTCGCAGACCTCGAAGCGGGCGGCGATGCGGGCTCGCGTCTGTTTGTGCTCGAAGCCGGTATGCAGTACCAGCAACTGACGATCTCGCCCGCCGATGCGCAGATGCTTGAGCAGCTGAAGTTCGGGGTCGATGACATCTGCCGGATCTTCCGCGTCCCTTCGTTCCTCGTGAACCAGTACGAGCGCAATACGACATGGGGCAGCGGGATCGAACAGATGGACCTCGGCTATTCGAAGTACACGCTCCAGCCGTATGTGACGCGTCTCGAATCGTCGATGAACCGGTGGCTGCTCAGGCCCAGCGAACAGCAGCGCTACTACGTCGAATTCAATCTCGAAAGCCTGCTGCGCAGTGACAGCGCATCGCGCGCGTCCTTCTACTCGACGATGGTCCAGAACGGCCTGATGTCCCGCAACGAATGCCGCGTCAAGGAAAACCTCGACCGCCGCGACGGTGCCGACGATCTCACCGTGCAACTGAACCTCACGCCCATCGAAGACCTGCCGAAAGTGGCGGACCAGAACACACAGCAGCAACAGCAATCGCAGGACGTCCCCACGCAGCCGATCAAGGAGTAA
- a CDS encoding HK97-gp10 family putative phage morphogenesis protein, whose protein sequence is MRVYVEQHVEGLAELDRFLSTLPENIQRKMLNSALRAAGKPVLDQAKQNIRSLFGSSPRYTGTLEAGVVIAKQRNTGLAARVNVKTKKPRGNKTNDVIHGVKKPYGRDPFYGRFLEKGTSKMPARPFLGPAGYARQSDAGRALNASLQQQIARWCKANGVKFVPGGAYD, encoded by the coding sequence ATGAGGGTCTATGTCGAACAGCACGTCGAGGGGCTGGCAGAGCTTGACCGTTTCCTCTCGACGCTGCCTGAGAACATCCAGCGCAAGATGCTCAACTCGGCGCTGCGCGCGGCGGGCAAGCCAGTACTCGATCAGGCGAAGCAGAACATACGCTCGCTGTTCGGATCGAGTCCGCGCTATACGGGCACGCTCGAAGCGGGCGTGGTCATCGCGAAACAGCGCAATACGGGACTGGCCGCACGCGTTAATGTGAAGACGAAGAAGCCACGCGGCAACAAGACCAACGACGTGATCCACGGGGTGAAGAAGCCGTACGGCCGCGATCCGTTCTATGGACGCTTCCTTGAGAAAGGCACATCGAAGATGCCCGCGCGTCCGTTCCTTGGCCCCGCCGGTTATGCCCGCCAGAGCGATGCGGGCCGTGCGCTCAATGCCTCGCTCCAGCAGCAGATCGCGCGATGGTGCAAGGCCAACGGCGTGAAGTTCGTTCCGGGGGGGGCGTATGACTGA
- a CDS encoding DNA cytosine methyltransferase codes for MAYHDRLAVAWESHLAPRAPDAPTVVSTFAGCGGSSLGYSMAGFDERLAVEWNEKQAASFVANFPHVPLHLGDIADLSDADALRMARLEPGELDVFDGSPPCQGFSLAGARKFQDGRNQLFIEYVRLLRTFAPKAFVMENVRGMVVGKMRLIFADILNELKGCGYTVCARVLTAGYYGVPQMRPRMIFIGIRNDLAACGVLPSHPEPQCWPPCVAEAWHGVANTPDEIEAAAFAQTRLVWRLLWRMKPGEYGDEYHPNKQLYGLYRLDPARPSPTILRNGGAGGACEACHPTEHRRITIAEAKRIGSFPDPFVLRGNFQERWAAIGNCVPPLFMRAIALHVRGLLETASEHHAATA; via the coding sequence ATGGCCTATCACGACCGGCTCGCCGTTGCGTGGGAGTCGCATCTGGCTCCGCGCGCGCCGGACGCGCCGACGGTTGTCTCGACGTTCGCGGGCTGCGGCGGGTCATCGCTCGGCTATTCGATGGCGGGCTTCGACGAAAGGCTCGCCGTCGAATGGAACGAGAAACAGGCCGCGTCGTTCGTCGCGAACTTCCCGCACGTCCCGCTGCATCTGGGCGATATCGCGGATCTGTCCGACGCGGACGCGCTGCGCATGGCGCGGCTCGAACCGGGCGAGCTTGATGTCTTCGACGGTTCGCCGCCGTGCCAGGGCTTTTCGCTCGCAGGCGCGCGCAAGTTTCAGGACGGCCGCAACCAGCTATTCATCGAGTACGTGCGCCTGCTGCGTACGTTCGCGCCGAAGGCGTTCGTGATGGAGAACGTGCGCGGGATGGTGGTCGGCAAGATGCGGCTGATCTTCGCCGACATCCTCAACGAGCTAAAGGGCTGCGGCTACACGGTCTGCGCGCGCGTGCTGACGGCCGGCTATTACGGCGTGCCGCAGATGCGCCCGCGCATGATCTTCATCGGCATCAGGAACGATCTCGCCGCGTGCGGCGTGCTGCCGTCCCATCCTGAACCGCAGTGCTGGCCGCCGTGCGTCGCCGAAGCGTGGCACGGTGTCGCCAATACGCCCGACGAGATCGAGGCGGCCGCGTTCGCACAGACGCGTCTCGTGTGGCGGCTGCTGTGGCGCATGAAGCCCGGCGAGTACGGCGACGAGTACCACCCGAACAAGCAGCTTTACGGTCTGTACCGGCTCGATCCCGCCCGGCCGAGCCCGACGATCCTGCGCAACGGTGGCGCTGGCGGTGCGTGCGAAGCGTGCCATCCGACCGAGCACCGGCGCATCACCATCGCGGAAGCGAAGCGCATCGGCTCGTTTCCCGATCCGTTCGTGCTGCGCGGCAATTTTCAGGAACGCTGGGCGGCGATCGGCAACTGCGTCCCGCCGCTGTTCATGCGCGCGATTGCGCTGCACGTGCGGGGTCTTCTCGAAACAGCAAGTGAACACCATGCCGCAACCGCGTAA
- a CDS encoding phage major capsid protein: protein MDMTEIKKALEETFGQIRDAQTKSLEEVRTELKTLDDKLSKTDINMIDLGQKLAGLSEKGQRETGAQTVGEYFVKSDAFKAMQGGGNAGRARISLEGEQLKAVAPIFESVDPNQYPVPSDRRTTIIPPGMNDVWIRDLLPGGTTTSNLIEYPREKAAQLNADYQTEGQLKAQSDLSFEMAQAPIVTLAHWLLASRQVLDDVAQLQSYINMRMTYGLRMKEDKELLTGDGATGHIAGLITQAAPFAPTDPALNGVDNIRLAMAQVQAAFYNPTFAVMNPLDWASIQLMKNAQGEYLFGSPLAPVTPRLWNINIDATYAMAQGQFLVGDARQAMVWDRQAINIEVSREDVDNFRRNMVTILVEERLGLSVFAQAAFATGSLVATVAPGGTKSSKSSASA, encoded by the coding sequence ATGGACATGACTGAAATCAAAAAGGCGCTTGAGGAAACGTTCGGCCAGATCAGGGATGCACAGACCAAGAGCCTCGAAGAAGTCCGTACCGAACTGAAGACCCTCGACGACAAGCTCTCGAAGACCGACATCAACATGATCGACCTCGGCCAGAAACTGGCGGGTCTGTCCGAGAAGGGACAACGTGAAACGGGCGCGCAGACGGTCGGCGAATACTTCGTGAAGTCCGATGCGTTCAAGGCGATGCAGGGCGGCGGCAACGCGGGCCGTGCGCGCATCAGTCTCGAAGGCGAACAGCTTAAGGCCGTCGCGCCGATCTTCGAATCGGTTGACCCGAACCAGTATCCGGTCCCGTCCGACCGCCGCACCACGATCATCCCGCCGGGCATGAACGATGTGTGGATTCGCGACCTGCTGCCCGGCGGTACCACGACCAGCAACTTGATCGAGTACCCGCGCGAGAAGGCCGCACAGCTTAACGCGGACTACCAGACCGAGGGGCAACTCAAGGCGCAGAGCGATCTGTCTTTCGAGATGGCGCAGGCTCCTATCGTCACTCTCGCTCACTGGCTGCTGGCCTCACGTCAGGTTCTCGATGATGTCGCGCAGCTACAGAGCTACATCAACATGCGCATGACCTACGGGCTGCGCATGAAGGAAGACAAGGAACTGCTGACGGGCGACGGCGCGACCGGCCACATCGCCGGTCTGATCACGCAGGCCGCGCCCTTCGCACCGACCGATCCGGCGCTGAACGGTGTCGACAATATCCGGCTCGCGATGGCGCAGGTTCAGGCCGCATTCTATAACCCGACTTTCGCGGTGATGAACCCGCTCGACTGGGCTTCGATCCAGCTGATGAAAAACGCCCAGGGCGAATATCTGTTCGGCTCGCCGCTCGCGCCCGTCACGCCGCGCCTGTGGAACATCAACATCGATGCGACATATGCGATGGCGCAGGGTCAGTTCCTTGTCGGCGATGCGCGTCAGGCGATGGTGTGGGACCGTCAGGCGATCAACATCGAGGTCAGCCGCGAGGACGTCGATAACTTCCGCCGCAACATGGTCACGATCCTCGTCGAGGAACGGCTGGGCCTGTCGGTGTTCGCACAGGCCGCGTTCGCTACGGGCTCGCTTGTCGCGACGGTTGCGCCCGGCGGCACGAAGTCCAGCAAGTCCAGCGCGAGCGCGTAA
- a CDS encoding collagen-like domain-containing protein, whose protein sequence is MSTPDQIDVVVVEGLRIVVDVTDLGSTAGPPGPPGPAGEQGEQGPAGPAGSQGVQGDPGPEGPQGPQGPAGATGDAGPAGPQGDTGAQGVKGDTGADGPMGPAGPAGPKGDTGDAGPRGIQGDPGPQGAAGATGAQGPKGDTGAGAVPLPVNAQTVTAYTLVLTDAPAPKYEGGVTMTNAAANTVTVPPNSAVAFAVGALVTIAQLGVGQTTLVAGSGVTLRMSSTLALRAQYSAATLWQIAANVWLVMGDLT, encoded by the coding sequence ATGAGCACGCCCGACCAGATCGATGTCGTGGTCGTCGAAGGCTTGCGCATCGTTGTCGACGTAACCGACCTCGGCAGTACGGCTGGCCCGCCCGGTCCTCCGGGACCGGCTGGCGAGCAAGGCGAACAGGGCCCCGCTGGTCCCGCCGGATCACAGGGTGTACAGGGCGATCCGGGACCAGAAGGTCCGCAGGGTCCGCAAGGCCCCGCCGGGGCTACAGGCGATGCTGGTCCAGCAGGTCCGCAAGGTGATACCGGGGCGCAGGGTGTCAAAGGGGACACTGGCGCGGACGGCCCTATGGGACCGGCCGGACCAGCGGGACCGAAAGGCGACACAGGTGATGCAGGACCGCGAGGCATTCAGGGCGATCCCGGTCCGCAGGGTGCGGCTGGCGCAACAGGTGCGCAAGGTCCGAAAGGCGATACAGGCGCGGGCGCGGTCCCGCTGCCGGTTAATGCGCAGACTGTCACGGCCTATACGCTCGTGCTCACCGATGCGCCCGCACCCAAGTACGAAGGTGGCGTCACGATGACCAATGCGGCCGCGAATACGGTCACGGTGCCGCCGAACAGCGCGGTCGCGTTCGCAGTCGGCGCGCTCGTCACCATCGCGCAGCTTGGCGTGGGTCAGACCACGCTCGTCGCAGGCTCAGGCGTCACGCTGCGCATGTCGAGCACGCTAGCGCTGCGCGCGCAGTATTCGGCCGCCACGCTCTGGCAGATCGCGGCGAACGTATGGCTCGTGATGGGAGATCTCACGTGA